A DNA window from Streptomyces parvus contains the following coding sequences:
- a CDS encoding ABC transporter ATP-binding protein — MLELTRITAGYDRRDPVVRDVSLHVGAGQAVGLLGPSGCGKSTLAKVAALLHRPDAGTMTLDGTVIRGWRHRAPREQRTAVGVVFQQPRLSADPRLSLRELIAQPLRSTGRRRDVSERVAELAPLVGLSEELLERRPHAVSDGQLQRACLARALVLRPRLLICDEMTAMLDASTTAALVAVVERYRAESGAALLAVGHDRVLLERWCDRTVRWDERDTEPATAG, encoded by the coding sequence ATGCTTGAGCTGACCCGCATCACCGCCGGCTACGACCGCCGCGACCCCGTCGTCCGGGACGTGTCCCTGCACGTCGGTGCGGGCCAGGCGGTCGGGCTGCTGGGTCCCAGCGGCTGCGGCAAGTCCACCCTGGCCAAGGTCGCCGCCCTCCTGCACCGCCCGGACGCCGGAACCATGACCCTCGACGGCACGGTGATACGCGGCTGGCGGCACCGCGCCCCGCGGGAGCAGCGCACCGCCGTCGGCGTGGTCTTCCAGCAGCCCCGGCTCTCCGCCGACCCCCGCCTCAGCCTGCGCGAACTGATCGCCCAGCCGTTGCGGTCCACCGGCCGCCGCCGGGACGTTTCCGAGCGGGTGGCGGAACTGGCCCCGCTGGTCGGCCTCTCCGAGGAGCTGCTGGAGCGTCGGCCCCACGCGGTGAGCGACGGCCAGCTCCAGCGGGCCTGCCTCGCCCGGGCCCTGGTGCTGCGGCCCCGGCTGCTGATCTGCGACGAGATGACCGCGATGCTCGACGCGTCCACCACCGCCGCCCTGGTCGCCGTCGTCGAGCGCTACCGCGCCGAGTCCGGGGCGGCCCTGCTGGCCGTCGGCCACGACCGGGTGCTGCTGGAGCGCTGGTGCGACCGTACGGTCCGCTGGGACGAGCGCGACACCGAGCCGGCGACGGCCGGGTGA
- a CDS encoding GPR1/FUN34/YaaH family transporter, with protein MTRIVLRPIASPLPLGFFALGLGSTVLSSLQLGWVPAAQSSILLLLVLIFVVPLQLIGGVFAFLARDAGAGTALLLLGAAWAGTSVTSLDSPPGKPVVAQAVFLLALVPFVLALAGAAAQSKPLFAVLLTLTAVRFALTGLYEAGLGTTFQTAAGWAGLGIGVFALYGGLALLVEDGKQRTVLPLFRRGKARESIEGDLREQLTEAQQEAGVRHQL; from the coding sequence GTGACCCGGATCGTGCTGCGCCCGATCGCCAGCCCGCTGCCGCTGGGCTTCTTCGCCCTGGGCCTGGGCAGCACGGTTCTGTCCTCCCTCCAACTCGGCTGGGTGCCGGCTGCGCAGAGCAGCATCCTTCTCCTTCTCGTCCTCATCTTCGTCGTCCCGCTCCAACTGATCGGCGGAGTCTTCGCCTTCCTGGCCCGCGACGCCGGGGCCGGCACGGCGCTGCTGCTGCTCGGCGCCGCCTGGGCGGGCACGAGTGTGACGTCCCTGGACTCCCCGCCCGGCAAGCCGGTGGTGGCCCAGGCCGTCTTCCTCCTGGCGCTCGTCCCCTTCGTCCTCGCCCTCGCCGGTGCGGCCGCGCAGTCCAAGCCCCTGTTCGCCGTCCTCCTCACGCTCACCGCCGTGCGCTTCGCCCTCACGGGCCTGTACGAGGCGGGTCTGGGCACCACCTTCCAGACGGCAGCGGGCTGGGCCGGCCTGGGCATCGGCGTCTTCGCGCTCTACGGGGGGCTCGCCCTGCTGGTCGAAGACGGGAAACAGCGCACCGTGCTCCCCCTCTTCCGCCGCGGCAAGGCCCGCGAGTCCATCGAGGGCGACCTGCGCGAGCAGCTCACCGAGGCCCAACAGGAGGCCGGAGTGCGCCACCAGCTCTGA
- the bla gene encoding class A beta-lactamase, with translation MHHPRVRTAVAGLVATLSLVPLAACGQSDSTAPPSSAKPAASTTASAAAAQPYTGDFKELERKFDARLGVYAIDTGTGHEVIHNDRGRFAYNSTFKALQAAVVLSTYSLDGLDKRVTYTREDLVANSPVTEKHVDGGMTLKELCDASVRYSDNTAANLLFDHVGGPKGLDASLEKLGDDVTRMDREEPELSRWVPGEKRDTSTPRALAEDLRAFVLGKALRAPERAQLTTWLRTNTTGDAVIRAGVPKNWVVGDKTGTGSYYGARNDIAVVWPPDAAPIVIAILSHRGTKDAEPDDRLIAEAASVVVDSLS, from the coding sequence ATGCATCACCCCCGCGTCAGGACCGCCGTCGCCGGGCTGGTCGCCACGCTGTCCCTCGTACCGCTGGCGGCCTGCGGGCAGAGCGACTCCACCGCGCCGCCCTCCTCCGCCAAGCCCGCCGCGAGCACGACGGCCTCCGCTGCCGCCGCGCAGCCGTACACCGGCGACTTCAAGGAGCTGGAGCGGAAGTTCGACGCGCGGCTTGGCGTCTACGCGATCGATACCGGCACCGGACACGAGGTGATCCACAACGACCGGGGGCGCTTCGCCTACAACTCCACCTTCAAGGCGCTCCAGGCCGCGGTCGTGCTCAGCACCTACTCCCTGGACGGCCTCGACAAGCGGGTGACCTACACCCGTGAGGACCTGGTCGCCAACTCCCCGGTGACCGAGAAGCACGTGGACGGCGGCATGACGCTCAAGGAGCTGTGCGACGCCTCCGTGCGCTACAGCGACAACACCGCCGCCAATCTCCTCTTCGACCACGTCGGCGGGCCCAAGGGCCTGGACGCCTCGCTGGAGAAGCTGGGCGACGACGTCACGCGGATGGACCGGGAGGAGCCGGAGCTGAGCCGCTGGGTCCCCGGCGAGAAGAGGGACACCTCCACGCCCCGGGCGCTGGCCGAGGATCTGCGCGCGTTCGTCCTGGGCAAGGCCCTGCGCGCACCCGAGCGGGCGCAGCTGACGACGTGGCTGCGGACCAACACCACCGGGGACGCGGTGATCAGGGCGGGTGTGCCGAAGAACTGGGTCGTCGGCGACAAGACCGGGACCGGCAGCTACTACGGGGCCCGCAACGACATCGCCGTGGTGTGGCCCCCGGACGCCGCGCCCATCGTGATCGCCATCCTGTCGCACCGCGGTACGAAGGACGCCGAGCCGGACGACCGGCTGATCGCCGAAGCGGCCTCCGTGGTCGTCGACTCGCTCTCCTAG